A window of Phragmites australis chromosome 15, lpPhrAust1.1, whole genome shotgun sequence genomic DNA:
TGAACTGTGCTATTGCATATCTACGATGGAAACAAGGTATTGCCATCAGTTACACAAATCGAAGTAATTAAAACCTGACTAAACCGCGATGGAAACCATATGTACCCACCTTAGTGCAGTGAAAGAGATTCAGCCCTAAGATCGCGCTTCTTTGACATTAGGATGGCGAGTGAGGATGAGTTTCTCAGTGCAGTAGAACATATGAACACTAGGATGccaagtgaggaagaagaacacttctcgtcgctttatattgaggggaTACAAGCGGTGTGTGTGGGGGAAGCCAAAAGAACCCGGGGAGACGAGCGAGTTGTGTATGTGGGAAACCAAAAGAATCTAGGGAAACGAgtggtcaaatttgaaaacattTGTGGGTCTTTAGATACAGATGTGTTTTCATAAAATTCATCTATGTTTATCGTACAGACAACGATGGATCTTACAATAAACCATATGTGACAATATCATAGACGGATTTTTCTAAACATCGTCCGCATCTATATGATACAAACAGATAGATTTGTAAAAATTATTTGTGAGTTCAGTCACACCTAGATGACTATCCTGTTATAGATACGTATTTCTTATTTGTCagtgacaagtcataagaaaTCGTCTGTGACAAGCTGTCTGCTTTCAATAATTCTATGATAGTGTAAACTTCATATGTCTGAGATGGCTAGAGGCTAAAAACCTAGTGAAAATAAGGCACTATTCCAGTCAGTTTTGCTaataaatcatcaataataatatTTCGAATGTTAATAATTTTGACAAAAATACTTTTAAGTAAaatgatgaaaatatttttacaactAATTATGTATATGGTTTGTAACATATATAATTCCAACAAATATATAGGAAAAAGATTtgtcaaaagaaacatttatcCTACAAACTAAAGTGACAACTATGATATTACTAATTATGTGtaacgaaaacataaatattagacGCGGTAACACTAAATACAAACTCAATATATCTAGATATGGATATGTTATGAGAGCACCGCCGAATGAATACGTCGAAAATgatgtcgtagtttgatttcaaattGGATCTGAAAAAACAGGAGGAGATTCTATGctaattttctttctaatttctttatttattttaattaataaaGTGAGTCCTATATTCGTAGCTGGTAACGAGGCGAGAAGAATGGataaaaaaagttaattatttaaattttagagatttttattagattaaAAAAGAGTAAGAGAAAAGATGATACTAGAAAACACCAGCTCACCGCGCGCCGCCCAATGGCCCACAGACTCCCATCCAACAGCCCAAACCTCAGCGCCGCGAAAACCAAATTTTCTCCCGCCGCGGTGCTTCCACGAATTTGCAAACGAAACCAAAACAAATCCCCATTCCTCACTCTCTCCAAACCTCCCAAAGGAGATCACGCGCGCGCCCAACTCAAACCCTAACCCCGAATCCTAATGCCTCCGCACGGCGACGAAGACGGCGGCGCCAGCCAGGCCGCCGCGCACCTCTTCGCCGGCGTCCGCTTCGCGCTCGTCGGCTTCGACGCGGTCTCTGAGTCCCAGGTGCGTCCCTCTCCTCGGTGCGATTCGGTGCTGACGCGTTCTGATTTCGCGCCAATTTGACGCGCCTTGTTCGGCGTTTGCAGTATCGGCTGGAGATGGTGCGCTGCGGCGGCGCCGACGCCGGATCGCCGGACGCCGCGGAATGCACTCATGTCATCGTATTCGGCCTCGTATACGTCAGTTCTACTTCTACCTACCTGCGATTGTTTTACTTATTCTCGGATTGCTAGTTTGGTGATTTTATTTTGATTCACATGGTACGCGTTTTTTTTCAAATACAGGATGACCAGGTGTGCGTGGCGGCACGGAAGGATGGGAAGAAAGTCGTCACTGAGCTATGGGTGGACGACAGCTTCGATCTTGGAGAGTTGCCTGATGCAGATCGGGTCAGTCTCGTTTAACTGTCTGCATCCATGATGCCTGCCCTTAGCCTAAACCTGTAATTTTCAGTGCTAGCACTAGTAGTATACAAGTCTCTTGCATTTTGAACAACTTATGCGAATTAGTGTTTGTTGGGGACCCCGTATTTAGCTCCATGACATCGAACCATTAATTTTCTTGTGATTAGTTTGAGGGTGTCAAGCTGCTTGTTTTGAACCTGATAGGTACTATATGCGCCCGTGAGAGATTTCAATGGCATACCAGGTAGTGATTCACTTCACATTTGCTTGACGGGGTACCAGAAGAATGGCCGGGAAGACATAATGGTATGGTAAATTATGTTGCTTTTTTCTTCACTCTCCTACTGTAGACCTCTAATCAGTGTTTCATGAAGTTGTACATAAAGAGTATGTGCTCAAGTCATTTTGTTGTTGACCGAGTCTCTTATGATTGCCTTTGGTTGATTGAGAGGTACTGATAGATTAGGAACTTAAGTTGTGGTCCCCTTGTTTATAGTATTGAGCAtgcattagttttttttttttttttgacataaaTAGGACAAGAGGCCCGTACTGATCTTTTTCCATTAAAAACAGTGATGtacaaacaaaatacaaagGCAACAAGCCGGTGGCGGCCGATCTCCAAGCTGACGGCCTGCCGATCTAACTGGCCTTGTGTCTGCAATCGGGTTGCAGTGGGTTTCATGTACAGTTTTAACATCCCGATCTGGAATGTCCGAGGGCTAAACTCTAAAGTCCGTCGTGATGTAGTTCGTTCCTTAGTCTCTGACGCCAACGCTTCGGTCATGTGCTTGCAAGAAACGAAGCTCTCCACTGTTTCCCCTTACTTAATTAGCGAGATTTGCGGCACTGCTTTCACCTCCTACTCGTTTTTGCCCGCCTGTGGTACCAGAGGGGGTGTGATCGTGGCTTGTCGCTCGCCCTTTACGGCCACCATGGTCCAGGTGTTGCAATTCTCCATCAATGTCACAGTCGCCGCGCCAACGATACAACCCTTCCACCTGTCTGCTGTCTATGGGCCTCCAGACGTTCGCTTCAGGGAACCCTTCTTAGCCGAGTTGGTCAGTGCTAGGGCCCTCCTGCCTGGACCGTGGCTTCTAATCGGTGACTTCAACCTCATTTCCTCCACGACGAACAAAAACAATGCCAACATTAACATGAGATCCTTAGCGTCGTTTAGGCGCTTCATTTCGGACCAAGAACTCAAAGATCTTCACCTTTTCGGGCGGAGCTTCACATGGTCCAACAAGCTGGCCTCCCCAACTCTCGTCAGACTGGATAGGGTGCTTGCTTCTTCGGAATGGGACGCCTTATTTCCGGACTGCATGCTGCAAGCACTGTCGTCTGATTCTTTTGATCACCGCCCGCTTCTCCTTTCCTCCTCCGTCACTACCCGGCGCAGACGTCGTTTTCACTTTGAGTCCTTCTGGACCAAGTAGCTGAGCTTCCTTGAGGTCGTCCGGGACGGCTGGTCCTTGCGGCAAGCTGAGCTTCACTTGCCTCCTCTCATACGCCTCGGGATCTTGCTCCGGTGCACGGCAAAGACCTTTCAAAGTTGGAGTAGTAGAAGGATTGGTATATCCGGGAGCAGTTGCTCATCGCTAGGGAAGTGATCCTCCGGCTGGACTCTGCGCAGGAACTCAGGGCGCTGTCTGCCACATAAGCCTTTCTCCGCAAGCATCTCAAGCGCATTTCCCTTGGCCTCGCCTCCCTTGAGCGTTCCATCGTGCGTTGCCGCTCTCGGCTGGCCTGGATCAAGGACGGCGATGCGAATACGAGACTTTTCCATTCCTTTGCAAGCTTTAGATCGCGGAAGAATACTATCCTTTCGCTTTCTTCCTCCGCCGGGTCTGTCTCCTCGCATGCGGACATGGAAGCTCTGCTGTACAAGCACTTTGTCTCAGCGCTCGGCTAGACCACCCCAAGGCCTCACTCCATGGTGTTGACAGAGCTTGGCTTCTTCCCCTTGGATCTTCAGTCCTTGGATTCCCCATTCTGTGAGTCGGAGATCTTCCAGGCCATTAAGCAGCTTCCGCCCAATAAGGCGCCTGGGCCCGATGGCTTCACGGCGGAATTCTACCAGGTGGCTTGGCCGGTCATTAAAGGCGACATCACCTTTGCCATTGACGCTTTCTGTCAGGGCGATCGCTGCGTCCTCGAGGGGCTAAATAGTGCCTTCGTGACTCTGCTGCCTAAGAGAGACGGGGCTGCCTTGCCATTCGATTTTCGGCCCATCAGTCTCATTCACAGTTTAGGCAAGATAGTCACTAAGATAATGGTGATCCTCCTCTCCAAAGCTGAAAGACCTGATTTCAAATAGTCAGAGCGCCTTCATCGCAGGGAGGTCGATTCATGATAACTTCATGATGGTCCATTCGGTCACTCGTCTCCTCAAGCGTTCAAAGATCCCGAAGATCCTTTTCAAGGTGGACATATCCAAGGCCTTCGATTCGGTGAATTGGTCCTTCCTCCTGGAGGTCCTCAGCGCTTGGGGCTTCAGCCACCGTTGGCGTGGTTGGCTAGAAGGCATTTTGGGCTCCTCGTCGTCGCAGGTGTTGTTGAATTCCTTCCCCTGCCCCAAGATTGTCCACGCTAGGGGGCTGAGACAGGGAACTCCCTCTTCCCTTCCTCTTTGTCATGGTTATGGATGTCCTCGCTTGGATTCTGGCTAAGGCGGGGGAGGCAGGCATGATTGCCCTCACGGGACATCGTTCTCTCCTACACCGGTATTCCTTGTACGCCGTCGACGCTGTAATCTTCCTCTCCCCCACCCCCCCGGACATCGCCGCCCATTTGGACATTCTGCGCTTTTTCGGTTTGTGCTTCGGCTTGCTAACAAACCTGAGCAAGTGCGCAGCGGTGCTGATTTCCTGCTCTGACGCCGTGATCAACAACATCAGGGATCTCTTGCCTTGCGACTTGGCCTCCTTCCCAATATCTTACCTCGGAGTGCCGCTCACCCCTGGGCGTTTGCGTCGTTGTCATCTTCAGCCAATAATCAACAGTCGCTTGAAAGCTTCCGGCTTGGTAGGCTAAGCTAATTTCCAGGCCAGGGTGGGTCATCCTCGTGCGGGTGATCCTATCCGCTTCTCCTCTTCACACCCTGATGTCCATCGCCTTACCTTCATGGGTTGTCAAGGAGATCGATAAGATCCGCAGGGCTTTCCTTTGGACCGGTGAGCGAGCTCTGGCCGGGGGACGCTGTGCCGTTTCATGGCCGCGGGTCTGCAGGCCGACTTGCTACGGCGGCTTGGGCATTGCAGACCTCCGCTTGGCTGGCATTGCGCTTCCCCTTCGTTGGCTTTGGTGGCAAAGGGGGGACCCGTCTAGACCTTGGGCCACCCTCCCTCTGCGCCATGAGCGTGCTGTCCAAGCCCTCTTCGACGCTTCAGTCACCTTCGTTGTCAGCAACGGGACCTCGACGTTGTTCTGGAATGACGCTTGGCTTGACGGCCGCTCAATCCATTCCTTAGCTCCGGACCTTGTTCTCTGCGTCTTCACCGCCTGCAGACGCCATAGGACCGTCTACGAGGCCTTGTTTGATCGTCGGTGGATTCAGGACATCACTGGCGCCTTATCCCTTCCTGCGCGTCACAATTCCTTGCTCTCAGTGCTCGGCTGCAGCTGGTTATTCTCTCCGGGGAGGAAGACCGCGCCATTTGGAAATGGAACTCTGCTGGTACATACAGCGCTCAATCGGCGTACAAAGTCCTCTTCCTTGGCTCCACGCGGTTTGCCGTCGGTTCGCTTCTCTAGAAGATTTGGGCGCCAGCAAAAGTGAAGTTTTTCGGTTGGCTTGGGATGCATGACCGGTTGTGGACGGCCGCTCGCCGGAAACGTTTTGGCCTACAGTCGGATGACCTTTGCTCTCATTGCTCACAAGGATTTGAGACAGTGGACCATCTTCTCCTTCATTGTGTGCTTGCCCGAGACCTTTGGTGGCGGGTGCTGGGGACCTCTTCCTCTGCCGATGAGTTGGTCTTCTTCGATTGGTGGCTCGGTTTGCGTGCTCGTGTCGACAGTAGCCTGCGGGGAGGTCTTGATTCCCTTATCCTCCTCAAGGCGTGGCGCATTTGGCTGTCGCGAAATGATGTCATCTTCAACGGACGCCGTGCCTCCCCCGACGCCCTTGTAGCTACAATCCGGGAGGACGCCGATGTTTGGTGCGCGGCCGGAGCTTCGAACTTGGCTGCCCTCTACGTCTGCCTGCGCACATTCGGCTCAGTGATCTAGCATCGGCTTCTCAGCCTTCATCGCCTCCTTTTGTTCCGGGCGCCACGGATTGTTGTTTTGTTGTTTTCCtgtttcctttctctttttcttcttcttcttctttctttctatcTTCTTCCGATCGTTCTCGGTCGCGGTGTAGTTCGAACTTTTGTTTTTCCCCTTAATTCAATGATGCGCAGCTCTCCTATGTATTGAGAGAAAAACAAgcccaaaaaacaaaaaaacgcAGACAACACTAGAAACTACTCAACCAATCTTGCAAGATAGTCTAGGTCTATGGCTATTCAATTACTAGCACCAAAATCTTTCCACTGAATGCCACTCACTCACTATGCTATAGGAGTAGATCTGCATGCAGCAGACGCTTaatacattttcactcattTCCTACTAGGTACTAGTTAGTTTATTGTCACAGTCAAAGTCTGAATACCACATTGTTTGTTGCCCTCATTACACTTGTTTTTGGTGGTACATTTTAATGTTAAATGTAGAAAATGGTTTCTTTGATGGGAGCACACTTCTCCAAGCCTTTGATAGCAAATAAAGTCACCCATCTCATTTGCTACAAATTTGAAGGTATGCTGTTTCTTCATAGTTTTGCATACTCTACACTGAACTTGTGTTGCAACTTGCATACTTTAATCTCCCAGTCCCTTTTTGTTACCATGCTTGTTCTTTTAGAGTTGTATGACCTTGTATTCAATGCATTGACTTAACAAATTTGAGGttcatttctcctcctttttcttATAAGGTGCTAACATGTTGATTTATGTGGGCTATTGGTAGTTGCTTGCATCGGCAATATGAGATTTCGATCTTGCTTTTTTGTCTTTAGTTTCGTTTAATTTCAACAAGAATGCAATATTTAACCAATGCAGGCCTCTGAACAGACTCTTGAAAAGTATGAACCTCAAAATTCTATCTACATTGAATCAGTTGCTCTTTATTGACCACTTTTATTCCAAATTGTGCTAGGCGAGAAGTACGACGTTGCTAAAAAGGTGAACATCAATCTTGTTAATCACCAGTGGCTGGAAGAATGGTATGCGCAATTAACCAGCCTACCCAAAATCAGAGTAGATATCACAGCATGTCACGATTATTTGAGCTGAAGTATTGTATATATTGTTACTGCAGCTTAAAGGCATGGGAAATTCTCCCAATTGATGATTATACGAAAAGGTAAGTGGACCATCATGCTTTTTtcctttgatgctttctatttTACCTCTAGAATAATTTCTCATCACCCAATAACCTGTGGGTCAGCGTGTATATATGCCAGTAACAGTATATGCGATGCACTTGTTTTATTCTAAATATGGTAATTTATTTCATTCAGTGGTTGGGAAATTGAGATAATGGAGGCACAAGGCAGAGACTCATCAGGTGGTCGACGTATTAGTAGAAGCACCCCTATTACAGAGATTAGAATGAGATCTCATGTTGATTCTCATGTCGATGCACCCATTCGAGGTCCTACTATCTCTCCTAGCAAAGCAGAGGGTGCTGCAGGAGGGCAATTTGGCACTCCAGAACAGATAAGGAAAACAGAAAATGCAAGCGAAAAGTCACTTGACATCAGAGCTGACTCAGGAAGTGCCCCTAACAAAAATGGTGTTATAACTTCTGCTGATCATGGTTCCCATGAATCTACCCACCCTTGTATTTACCCCAGTAAGAATGACGAGGCTCCTGCAGATCAGGTCAGCAGTGATGAAGCTAAAGATGATCATAAAAGGGCACCTGACACCAGGGCTATTGCCCTTTGCACTCCCAGTGTACATAAAAGCATTGCACCTGCTATTCCAGCGGACAACATAGAGAACATTGATGGAATTTTGCATAACTCCAATCAGATCAGTGTCAACAATGTTCTTTGGTCAAACTCTTCTGAAAAAAATTGCTCCAAGAAAATATCACACTCATCAGAAATGGGCAGAAAGGTAGATCAGAAGGATGATGGACATATCCCTGATCTCAAACCCACCATTAGTCAGTCATATGTTGAAGAAAAGGTAAACTTGTGTGAATCTAATCTAAGATCAGAAGGCAACTCAGCATCAAGAAATAACCAAATCTTAGGCTATTCCAGAAGGCGCTCTTCGAAGTCAGTGTCACCTGAGACTAATTTAAGATCAGTTCACCAAACAGCATCAGCTCAGTGTTTCGAGGGAAATACGCCAAGGGTTGCACCAAGGAAGAATGATCTGGATTTTAGTGAGACTGCTGGTGCCCAAAGGCTGCGAGAAAATGAAGTAATAAAGCACGAGGATAGATCAAGCGGTGCCCTCTCTCAGAAGAGGAAGAGCATCCTTTCTTCAGTCAGTTCAAAGCCACGAAATGGAGCCCCAGGCGCAGGGACTGGAACAGTAATTAGTCCTTTTTCAAGCAGGGAAAGTGCATCTGAAGCAGCAACTGTTTCGAATCTTGGTAGAAGCTCCACTGAATCTACCAAAGTTGATGGTCGTCTAAACAGCGATCCAACTTCGAATTTTACAGAGAAGCAAATGCATGGCTCATTTAAAAGCAACCTGTTGAGCTATAGGAGGACGTCGTTGAAGCTTGTAAGCTCTGCTGAAGTAGAAAAGATTCCTGAAAATTATTCTGATGATAAGATTATGGGGGCAGTGGGTAAAGTAAAGGCTCCAACACTGCAAGAGGCAACGACTGAGAAGGGTTGTGCTATATGCCCTTCTGTCAATTCTGAAGTTAGAAAAGAAAGTTCAGGTGTATCTCTGCAGCATGGGGACACTGAGATGAGTGATGCGCATCAGCTTAACAAATTTGAAGTTGCAGATCCTAACTCAGAACGTGACAAGGTAGTTTCTCATCAAAGCTTGGAAGCAGGTCCTAAAGAAATCC
This region includes:
- the LOC133893053 gene encoding BRCT domain-containing protein At4g02110-like isoform X1; its protein translation is MPPHGDEDGGASQAAAHLFAGVRFALVGFDAVSESQYRLEMVRCGGADAGSPDAAECTHVIVFGLVYDDQVCVAARKDGKKVVTELWVDDSFDLGELPDADRVLYAPVRDFNGIPGSDSLHICLTGYQKNGREDIMKMVSLMGAHFSKPLIANKVTHLICYKFEGEKYDVAKKVNINLVNHQWLEECLKAWEILPIDDYTKSGWEIEIMEAQGRDSSGGRRISRSTPITEIRMRSHVDSHVDAPIRGPTISPSKAEGAAGGQFGTPEQIRKTENASEKSLDIRADSGSAPNKNGVITSADHGSHESTHPCIYPSKNDEAPADQVSSDEAKDDHKRAPDTRAIALCTPSVHKSIAPAIPADNIENIDGILHNSNQISVNNVLWSNSSEKNCSKKISHSSEMGRKVDQKDDGHIPDLKPTISQSYVEEKVNLCESNLRSEGNSASRNNQILGYSRRRSSKSVSPETNLRSVHQTASAQCFEGNTPRVAPRKNDLDFSETAGAQRLRENEVIKHEDRSSGALSQKRKSILSSVSSKPRNGAPGAGTGTVISPFSSRESASEAATVSNLGRSSTESTKVDGRLNSDPTSNFTEKQMHGSFKSNLLSYRRTSLKLVSSAEVEKIPENYSDDKIMGAVGKVKAPTLQEATTEKGCAICPSVNSEVRKESSGVSLQHGDTEMSDAHQLNKFEVADPNSERDKVVSHQSLEAGPKEIPDNTITDEYGTFPPKVSTSRVKNAGAKRSRTAGSKAATELVNSKSEVAASKTMHDKVSSENVEMKQEGKISSPNVAECPLFPEGKMNSKSRNEVVRSSLGHNSKMNDALAVSKAEFVNVIPQKNMKENHKNLSSSAIADEYQGRSSQKVPNSIARNSVAKGSRTAGVKTADAATVDKAETMSLNSSFNEVGPPENGEACPKKLSSSASADDPETCTANKVPSNRVRKVVAKRKVSAVQKHKSAETCNSASVFVSEDKDVSSKSGAQRSRNAGKVTEDQDLQNASEDKRNDVCGLFCKGAVENRSKKMQSSKSRSIKRQKTTYLVDGSTDHDKENIPAGSDFISKTKNGNNSMSSKSITKASQNGKVLLDERSMIEGNDCGTLNMLEPAWFILSGHRLLRKEYKSILRRLKGRVCRDSHHWSFQATHFIATELRRTEKFFAAAAAGRWILKPDYLTACNEAGKLLEEEPFEWHGDGLNSGDTISLDAPRKWRQLRQRTGHGAFFGMQIIIYGECIAPTLDTLKRTIRSGDGTILATSPPYTRFLNSGVDFAVVSAGMPILDAWVQEFMRHNIPCISADYLVEYVCKPGHPLTKHVLFNMHDQAEKSLQKLLKNQQDGINADTVETAEGGEGDTSCSACGSNNREGLMLVCGGDGNQAGCGVRVHVNCCNLPLGAAPDSKWLCPRCDEQKSTKKAKKSARSRVLKCR